The region AACCAATTCTCGCCCCCCGGTCTATCTTTGCCCATCGATTCCGCCTAGAATAACATGTACAAAATGATTTGTTTCAACCCGCGGCAGCAAACAAATTACTTTCCTTTACAAGAAAAACACACCCTTGTCTTTCCCACCCGCTACAGTCCTCCCTGCTCTTGGATATTGATTTtatgaaaaaaaaaagtagTTTGAATTTATTTCTCCTCGGGGTACAGGTCCTCCTTCAGAGGGACGCCAAGCTCTTCCCGGAGAGACTTGAGCTCATTCAGATATTGGTCGTACTGGCCCTTGTTTTcgaccttggccttgacgcCTGTCATTGGGGTTAGCAAGGCAGAAGTGTATGGGTGGCGTCTGGAACGTACCCTCAAAGATGCGGACGGCGGTAGCAAAGTCGTTGACCCTTCGGGCGGCCTTGAGGGCAGCGGCGATGACAGAGGTGGAGGGGACGAGATCGTAGGCGAAGGCGTTGTTCAAGTTGCGCTGGCCAATGGCAGTTAGTACGAATCGTATGACTGGTGTTTCAACGCAGGCCCCAGTAAAGAGCTCAGCAAAACGTACCTGGAGCTCAAAAACATCCTGGACGCCGTCAAACTCCTTCTCGAATCTGGAATTGATGACGAGTTAGCCATTGACACACCCCAGTATAAGTATTGCAGCTTCCGGCGATGGAATTCAGCTCGGATGCCGGCTAGCAAAATATTGCGCTCATCCGACCGCAGCTGCAGATACAGTCGCCTTCGCGGAATTGACCACGACCCAGACGTCCGCAATGCCCGGTAATCTCGCGAATTGAAAGCGTCCGGAAGCTACATATGTGTACGAGGGATGCAATTGCTCACCTGGCAGTGAACTCCTCAAAGGTCTCCTCGGCGTGCTCGCCTCGTCGGGGCATTGAAGTGCTGAAGGCGCGGACCATCAGGGGTTGGGCGGCAGGACGGGCGGCGGCAcggaagaaggaggttgagCCGCGGGCGGCAACGCGGAGCATAGAGGCGGACGGCATTGTGTGGAAGGTTTCTGCTCAAGGAGGATTGAGGTGGGAAGAAGAGGTTGTTGTCGACGTTGGTGATGTGGAACTCCAAGGGCGGTTGTGCGTTTTTCGAGCCACGGCCTCTCTGGTTGCAGGTTGTTCGGGAGCGAATGGGCTGATGTGAATGACTAAGCGGTTGATTGGCTCATTTTTTGGGTAGGTGGTAGATGGACTGTGCGAATTGAGTAGCCGAAGCTTGGGTTGGTGTAAGATGGAGTGGGATCATACGGTGTGGACGCAGTCGGGCACGGTATGTAGACTTGCGTCATTGGCATAGCTTTGATTTTGCCCGATTCCAATTCGTCGCATGGGAGCAACCAGTCTGAGCATGGCTCGAGTGGTCCGTTCAATCACCTTGGTTTGGCTGGTTGTCTGTCTcatttgacttgacttgacggtCGAGCCTAGAGCAATGCACATCCATTCCAGCTTGCATGTCAGTTTCGTGACCACAGCATACTGGAGTTTACGGAGTATTGCAGtttgccatcaattgatgtctaTTGGAGCTAATCGATTTGCACCGGTGCCTCGTGCAGCCGCATCTGGTTTGCGGTTGTCAGAAGTCGCGTGTGGTAGCATGGCTACACAATTAACTTGAGTTTTTCAACATTGCCTTTCCATTGAA is a window of Pochonia chlamydosporia 170 chromosome 5, whole genome shotgun sequence DNA encoding:
- a CDS encoding cytochrome-c oxidase chain VI (similar to Metarhizium acridum CQMa 102 XP_007812264.1), which produces MPSASMLRVAARGSTSFFRAAARPAAQPLMVRAFSTSMPRRGEHAEETFEEFTARFEKEFDGVQDVFELQRNLNNAFAYDLVPSTSVIAAALKAARRVNDFATAVRIFEGVKAKVENKGQYDQYLNELKSLREELGVPLKEDLYPEEK